In Gemmatimonadota bacterium, a single genomic region encodes these proteins:
- a CDS encoding cytochrome c, whose product MNTAVRMACRRLTSAALPACALAVVPAALAAQNYPPATGAELVDASGERIYSGSCANCHGMDGTGLPPSLVGFEEELPDFSDCDFAAREPDGDWIAVAHEGGPVRGFSEMMPAFRGALTEEQLARVMGHIRTLCTDEAWPRGELNLPRALLTEKAYPEDEWVIEADFDIEDGGDAGGAYVYEHRFGPRSQLEVAVPFRWRREGGEVSRREGEGGALVDEGEPTGDLTVGNVSLGWKHAFYHSLERGAILSIMGEAILPTSPREQGGEGALEIFLSAGQLLPSDAFLQAQGGMEVGAHYRYGLPLYEDGRDQAFARVLLGLSRTEGPWGRTWSPMLEFQAKLGLEDGGTTTMDLVPQVQVALNTRQHVLANVGVMLPVGEAVDSRRPRLFLYLLLDWFDGGFFEGW is encoded by the coding sequence GTGAATACGGCCGTCCGCATGGCCTGTCGTCGGTTGACCTCGGCGGCGCTGCCGGCTTGTGCGCTCGCAGTGGTGCCGGCCGCGTTGGCGGCTCAGAATTATCCGCCGGCCACCGGAGCCGAGCTGGTCGACGCGAGCGGCGAACGGATCTACTCAGGGTCGTGCGCCAACTGCCACGGGATGGACGGAACCGGCCTGCCCCCGTCCCTGGTCGGATTCGAAGAGGAGCTTCCCGACTTCTCGGACTGCGACTTCGCGGCTCGGGAACCGGACGGCGACTGGATAGCGGTCGCCCACGAGGGAGGGCCGGTCAGGGGGTTCAGCGAGATGATGCCGGCGTTCAGAGGAGCCCTGACCGAGGAGCAGCTTGCCCGAGTCATGGGCCACATCCGGACCCTGTGCACCGACGAGGCCTGGCCGAGGGGGGAGTTGAACCTGCCCCGAGCGCTGTTGACGGAGAAGGCGTATCCCGAAGACGAATGGGTGATCGAAGCCGACTTCGACATCGAAGACGGAGGCGACGCGGGTGGAGCCTACGTCTACGAGCATCGTTTCGGCCCTCGGAGTCAGCTTGAAGTGGCCGTTCCTTTCCGCTGGAGGCGGGAGGGCGGCGAGGTGTCTCGCAGAGAAGGGGAAGGCGGGGCGCTGGTCGACGAAGGCGAACCGACCGGAGATTTGACGGTCGGCAACGTCTCCCTCGGTTGGAAGCACGCCTTCTACCATTCGCTGGAACGAGGTGCCATCCTCTCGATCATGGGCGAGGCGATTCTCCCCACGAGCCCGCGCGAACAGGGTGGCGAGGGGGCTCTGGAAATCTTCCTCTCCGCAGGTCAGCTCCTGCCCTCGGACGCGTTTCTGCAGGCGCAAGGGGGGATGGAGGTAGGGGCCCACTACCGTTACGGGCTTCCTTTGTACGAGGACGGGCGCGACCAGGCCTTCGCACGCGTCCTGCTTGGATTGAGCCGAACCGAGGGACCATGGGGGCGCACATGGTCTCCCATGCTGGAATTCCAGGCCAAGCTGGGTCTGGAGGACGGCGGGACCACGACCATGGACCTCGTGCCGCAAGTGCAAGTGGCGCTCAACACCCGTCAGCACGTGCTTGCCAACGTCGGGGTCATGCTCCCGGTGGGGGAGGCCGTTGACTCCCGTCGGCCCCGACTCTTCCTTTACCTGCTTCTCGACTGGTTCGACGGCGGCTTCTTCGAGGGGTGGTGA
- a CDS encoding MATE family efflux transporter: MAVRKRSLDRSIVEGPVGRAVWRLAWPTMLQNVIGGLQGIVDHAMVGHTVGFTGNAAVGVAGQIFIVVIVFIASIFTGMGILVARFAGADEPDKVDRAVYQAFLVALALAVGVMAPLGYFLSPVLLDLVNAEPSVQAEALPYLRIMFLFSFGMMMFFMLSGALRSAGDAKTPLRLGIALTVLNLALNLVFIPVWGTAGAAIGTVLAGSAVGLYSLYRLISGKWVVHFTRGMGLRPDWKIIRELFRFGLPTGFQGIAMNVGGVLLLGFIGSLANSAEAQAAYSVAYAQLFSLITWTSVGLMGAAATVAGQNLGVDRPERSVRAVRTAAIMGLGVATMAGALFVLLPDHLLSLFNMEDETVVAIGRELLAFLCVSGFFVTLALTYTGGLQGTGDTRGPLYISLISQVAVPLLICSVASGTLGLEARHVWFAIVVGHMVRGLLSMLRFDRGRWRDIEIRV; the protein is encoded by the coding sequence TTGGCCGTAAGGAAGCGGTCGCTCGACAGGTCGATCGTCGAGGGTCCTGTGGGAAGGGCGGTGTGGCGGCTCGCCTGGCCCACCATGCTTCAGAACGTGATCGGCGGTCTCCAGGGGATCGTCGACCACGCCATGGTCGGCCACACGGTCGGATTCACGGGCAACGCCGCAGTGGGGGTGGCCGGGCAGATCTTCATCGTGGTGATCGTCTTCATCGCGTCGATCTTCACGGGAATGGGCATCCTGGTCGCCCGGTTCGCCGGGGCCGACGAGCCCGACAAGGTCGACCGCGCCGTCTACCAGGCCTTCCTCGTCGCGCTGGCCCTCGCGGTAGGGGTCATGGCGCCGCTCGGCTACTTCCTCTCCCCGGTCCTGCTCGACCTCGTGAACGCGGAACCGTCCGTGCAGGCGGAGGCGCTGCCGTATCTCCGCATCATGTTCCTCTTCAGTTTCGGCATGATGATGTTCTTCATGCTGAGCGGAGCGCTGCGCTCGGCCGGGGACGCCAAGACACCCCTTCGGCTGGGCATCGCGCTCACCGTGCTCAACCTGGCGCTCAACCTGGTCTTCATTCCCGTCTGGGGTACGGCCGGCGCGGCCATCGGAACGGTTCTGGCGGGAAGCGCAGTCGGTCTCTATTCGCTCTACCGACTCATCTCGGGAAAATGGGTGGTCCACTTCACCCGCGGCATGGGGTTGCGTCCCGACTGGAAGATCATACGGGAGCTCTTCCGCTTCGGGCTTCCTACCGGCTTCCAGGGCATCGCCATGAACGTGGGCGGCGTCCTGCTCCTAGGCTTCATCGGCTCGCTGGCGAACAGCGCGGAGGCGCAGGCCGCGTATTCGGTGGCCTACGCTCAACTCTTCTCGCTGATCACCTGGACTTCGGTGGGGCTGATGGGCGCGGCCGCCACCGTGGCCGGCCAGAATCTCGGCGTGGATCGCCCGGAGCGCTCCGTCAGGGCGGTGAGGACCGCAGCGATCATGGGACTCGGTGTGGCGACGATGGCTGGTGCGCTCTTCGTCCTCCTCCCCGATCATCTTCTCTCGCTCTTCAACATGGAAGACGAAACCGTGGTCGCGATCGGGCGTGAGCTCCTGGCCTTCCTGTGCGTCTCCGGGTTCTTCGTCACGTTGGCGCTGACCTATACCGGAGGCCTCCAGGGCACGGGCGACACCCGGGGCCCGCTTTACATCTCGCTCATCTCGCAGGTGGCCGTCCCGCTCCTGATCTGCTCGGTGGCGTCCGGGACGCTCGGCCTCGAGGCACGTCACGTCTGGTTCGCCATCGTGGTCGGCCATATGGTGCGCGGTCTGCTGAGCATGCTGCGTTTCGACCGGGGAAGGTGGCGCGACATAGAGATTCGGGTTTAG
- a CDS encoding sialidase, which produces MKIATGGGRRRGSERQDARESSMRVACLRHALASPALRRYRGVRTGRREIALRAIARTILDPSNLPPSVRMLPVPRLSFLRSCSLLALGLTLLGGRPGASGQEIPTSALDALRFRHIGPVGNRITSVSGVPGDRLTYYVGAASGGVWKTETGGLQWRPVFDDHKIHAIGEVAVSRSDPSIVWVGTGEPFIRSNVSIGNGVWRSLDAGESWEHMGLDATGRISRIIVHPTDPDVVYAAAMGHGYSPQPDRGVYRTVDGGRNWEHVLFVDEETGASDLVMDPSNPRTLFAGTWQLAIRTWNRRSGGPGSAIHMSRDGGDTWTRLEGAGLPETDVGKIALCTSPDNPRRIYALIETGDGVPWEGGETTGGELWRSDDGGANWALTSYDRDLAGRTAYYSRCEVSPDNENEIFFLAAAYSYSLDGGVTSESAAFGQAPNWDHHDMWIDPTDGERQAVAGDGGVSFSNDRGRSWFRIQLPVAQMYHVTADDAIPYNVLGNRQDGPSTRGPSNSRLQGGFIAGGIPRGLWHTVGGGESGFATPDPTDPRIVWSSASGAGAGGGIVVRWNSESRQYRETEVWPETTTGHPADSVRYRFQWTFPLLISPHDNETVYVTSQHVHRTRNRGQSWEVISPDLTTNDRSRMGISGGLTPDNIGVEFCCVIYAFDESPLEEGVFWAGTNDGLVQVSRDGGESWTDVTRNVPDLPPDGVVRGIDASRHATGKAYMVIEHHQVGDFEARAYRTEDYGESWTPISGGIDDGVLSYTRSVQEDPVRPGLLYLGTEASLWLSFDDGDSWQSLHTNLPHSPMYGIVVQERFNDLVIGTYGRGFWILDDVTPLQQLTAEVAASPAHLFSPREAWRFRPVSEEFSMSDDQSDGENPPYGASISYWLRDGVDGPVSLEIADASGETVRELAGTGQAGVNRVWWDLRGEPIRDIRLRTKPMHADDFELGEERERPFPGGLFGGPGPSALLQKPGTYTVTLHLDGVEAEGAAMTRELEVLKDPHSEGSEEEIAEQFGMLTELRSSADSAAALVNAVESVRRQLLDVADALRERADGDDHDGLDTLAEAADSLEARFVEAEEGLFQLRATGTGQDGIRYPTRLMERLNYLMSAVSVADFRPTDSAVEVKVILEERLARIAGDISRLMEEDLAEFNSRLTAEGMRVIS; this is translated from the coding sequence GTGAAGATAGCGACAGGCGGCGGACGCCGGAGAGGCTCGGAGCGACAGGATGCAAGGGAATCCTCGATGCGCGTGGCGTGTTTGCGCCATGCCCTTGCGAGCCCGGCCCTCCGCAGGTATCGTGGCGTCAGGACCGGGCGACGCGAGATCGCGTTGCGCGCCATCGCCCGCACAATTCTCGACCCGTCCAACCTCCCTCCGTCCGTCCGCATGCTCCCCGTTCCCCGCCTTTCCTTCCTCCGCTCCTGTTCGCTCCTCGCGCTAGGCCTGACCCTGCTCGGCGGGAGGCCTGGAGCTTCAGGTCAGGAAATCCCGACCTCCGCGCTCGATGCGCTGCGTTTCCGCCACATCGGACCCGTGGGCAACCGCATCACCTCGGTGTCCGGGGTGCCCGGCGACCGTTTGACCTACTACGTCGGCGCGGCGTCCGGCGGGGTCTGGAAGACAGAGACCGGCGGCCTCCAATGGCGCCCCGTCTTCGACGATCACAAGATCCACGCCATCGGCGAGGTGGCGGTCTCACGTTCCGATCCGAGCATCGTCTGGGTCGGGACCGGAGAGCCCTTCATCCGCTCGAACGTCTCCATCGGAAACGGCGTCTGGCGCTCGCTCGACGCGGGCGAGAGCTGGGAGCACATGGGGCTCGACGCCACCGGGCGCATTTCCCGCATCATCGTTCATCCCACCGACCCGGACGTCGTCTACGCGGCCGCGATGGGTCACGGCTATTCGCCACAGCCGGACCGCGGCGTTTACCGGACCGTCGACGGGGGGCGGAACTGGGAACACGTTCTCTTCGTCGACGAGGAGACCGGCGCCAGCGATCTCGTCATGGACCCGTCCAATCCGCGCACGCTCTTCGCGGGCACCTGGCAGCTCGCCATCCGCACCTGGAACCGCCGTTCGGGCGGCCCCGGCAGCGCCATCCACATGTCGCGGGACGGCGGCGACACCTGGACCCGACTCGAAGGCGCCGGCCTGCCGGAAACCGACGTGGGCAAGATCGCCCTGTGCACGAGCCCCGACAACCCACGGCGCATCTACGCGCTCATCGAGACCGGCGACGGCGTACCTTGGGAGGGAGGCGAGACCACCGGCGGCGAGCTTTGGCGCAGCGACGACGGCGGCGCGAACTGGGCGCTGACCAGCTACGACCGCGACCTCGCAGGGCGCACCGCCTACTATAGCCGCTGCGAGGTGAGTCCCGACAACGAGAACGAGATCTTCTTTCTCGCCGCGGCGTACTCCTATTCGCTCGACGGCGGGGTGACCTCGGAGTCGGCGGCCTTCGGCCAAGCCCCCAATTGGGATCACCACGACATGTGGATCGATCCCACCGACGGCGAACGTCAGGCTGTGGCCGGAGATGGAGGCGTCTCGTTTTCGAACGACCGGGGCAGGAGTTGGTTCCGGATTCAGCTTCCGGTTGCTCAGATGTACCACGTCACTGCGGACGACGCCATACCCTACAACGTTCTCGGCAACCGCCAGGACGGCCCCTCCACCCGCGGCCCGAGCAACTCGCGCCTTCAGGGCGGCTTCATCGCGGGCGGGATTCCGCGCGGCCTCTGGCACACGGTCGGCGGCGGCGAGTCGGGATTCGCCACGCCTGACCCGACCGATCCGCGGATCGTGTGGTCGAGCGCTTCCGGGGCGGGTGCCGGCGGCGGCATCGTCGTGCGCTGGAACTCGGAGAGCCGCCAGTACCGCGAAACCGAGGTCTGGCCCGAGACGACGACAGGTCATCCCGCCGACTCCGTCCGCTACCGCTTCCAGTGGACCTTCCCCCTTCTCATCTCCCCTCACGACAACGAGACCGTTTACGTCACCTCGCAGCACGTGCACCGCACCCGGAACCGCGGTCAGAGCTGGGAGGTGATCTCTCCCGACCTCACTACCAACGACCGATCCCGCATGGGGATCAGCGGAGGGCTCACACCGGACAACATCGGGGTCGAGTTCTGCTGCGTCATTTACGCGTTCGACGAGTCGCCCCTGGAGGAGGGAGTTTTCTGGGCGGGAACGAACGACGGCCTCGTGCAGGTGAGCAGGGACGGCGGCGAAAGCTGGACCGACGTCACCCGAAACGTCCCCGACCTCCCGCCCGACGGCGTGGTCAGGGGAATCGACGCCTCCCGCCACGCCACGGGGAAGGCCTACATGGTGATCGAGCACCACCAGGTGGGCGACTTCGAGGCCCGCGCCTACAGGACGGAGGACTACGGCGAGAGTTGGACCCCGATCTCCGGCGGCATCGACGACGGCGTCCTCAGCTACACGCGCAGCGTCCAAGAAGACCCCGTGCGACCCGGTCTGCTCTACCTGGGGACGGAGGCGAGCCTCTGGCTCTCCTTCGACGACGGCGATTCCTGGCAGTCGCTCCACACGAACCTTCCCCATTCCCCCATGTACGGCATCGTGGTCCAGGAGCGCTTCAACGATCTCGTGATCGGCACCTACGGGCGCGGATTTTGGATACTCGACGATGTCACGCCGCTCCAGCAGCTCACTGCCGAGGTGGCGGCATCGCCGGCGCATCTCTTCAGCCCCCGGGAAGCGTGGAGATTCCGACCGGTTTCGGAAGAGTTCTCCATGTCGGACGATCAGTCGGACGGCGAAAATCCGCCCTACGGCGCGTCCATCAGCTACTGGCTGCGCGACGGTGTCGACGGCCCGGTCTCGCTGGAGATAGCCGACGCCTCCGGGGAGACCGTGCGAGAACTGGCGGGAACCGGGCAGGCTGGAGTGAACCGCGTGTGGTGGGATCTGAGAGGAGAACCGATCCGCGACATTCGGCTGCGCACCAAGCCGATGCATGCCGACGACTTCGAGCTGGGCGAGGAGCGGGAGCGCCCCTTCCCCGGCGGACTGTTCGGCGGACCCGGTCCCAGCGCCCTGCTCCAGAAGCCTGGGACCTACACGGTCACTCTGCACCTGGACGGGGTGGAGGCGGAGGGCGCCGCGATGACCCGGGAGCTCGAGGTTCTCAAGGACCCGCACTCCGAAGGATCGGAGGAGGAGATCGCCGAGCAGTTCGGGATGCTGACGGAGCTGCGGTCGAGCGCCGACAGCGCTGCGGCTCTCGTCAACGCCGTGGAGTCGGTGCGTCGGCAACTTCTCGATGTCGCGGATGCGCTCAGAGAGCGTGCCGATGGCGATGACCATGACGGACTCGATACGCTGGCGGAAGCCGCCGACTCCTTGGAAGCGAGGTTCGTCGAAGCCGAGGAGGGGCTCTTTCAACTCCGCGCCACGGGCACCGGCCAGGACGGGATCCGCTACCCGACCAGGCTGATGGAGAGACTCAACTATCTGATGTCCGCCGTGAGCGTGGCCGATTTCCGCCCGACCGATTCGGCCGTGGAGGTCAAGGTCATCCTCGAGGAACGACTGGCGCGGATCGCCGGAGACATTTCGCGCCTGATGGAGGAGGATCTCGCCGAATTCAACTCACGGTTGACGGCGGAAGGCATGAGGGTGATCTCGTGA